GTAAGAAAACAGATATTTTCAAAGTATTATAAACATTTCATTCTtttcttaaattaattaaaaaggttgaaaaacaaaagaaacaatcaACACAAGGTTGGTGCAAATGTTTCAGTGCAAATGCTGGAAAAACAGTTTTAGTAAGGCAAATTTTTAAAGTGCTATTTTTAAAAGTCCCATCTTTTAGATGGGTGGTTACTCTCAATCAGAGATAAcatgatgtttacatttttgggCTTAGATGTTCACCAAAGTGACTTGTTTTCCACTTTGTTTTACAAATAGGGGCCTATTTAAAAGGATCTGCTTTGGGTCActcttcatttatttaaccCCATTTAAGTAACCTTGTGTATAACCAATATGAAACATaaaacagaacatgaaaaaaagTTAAGGTCCTATGTGCCATTATATACTACATAAACAATTTTATAGATAACTGTTTGAATCATGGAAACTACCATCGGCAATATCCTTTCTTTCCTCCCTGTACAAACATCCAGCATGTTGATAAAGATCACGCCCAATCAGCACAAAGTATTGTTGAACTAGAGACAATAAAAGAGCCTTACTGAAAACTGGAATCCTTGAATATGATGGAAATAAATCtttttcaaatcttttttttactggataTGCTAATTATctgattattttattcaataataCAGCACATTTTTAGATATTACACCTAtataatgaaacaatgaaaaaatgcTTCATCCTGATAGTGTTTCAGTCTCATCAAATCTATGAATTGTAAgggattatatatatatatcgacATTCAGATTATATATATTGACATAAATAGAACAAAATTGacctgcaaacagaaaaaattaTAAACTGTAGAAAAAGTTTTATAACTATTTATTActtctattattatttattcatttttggccCATCTATACCCACTTTGGCTCTCAAGTATCACAGATATACAGATATAAACATAACAATTTGTAATAAACAGACTTATTGGCTAATATAAACATAAGTACTGTAAATAGAGACAAGATGGTAGGTAAACAAGACGATGTATTATAAATTCATCATGTGTATTAATATTGTGCTATTCAAAACTTAAAGTATACTTATTTGTATAGaatattttagaacttttttATTTCCTTAGATTTTCTTCAGCTGTTATTGTTGACTGTACAAGTTAATAGATTGGAAATGAAAATCTTGCTCCTGTTGAACTACTGCATGGTGCACTGCAAGTCACTAACAGTTCATGTGaatgcccctccctcccccttaaAACATGTCCTGTCTGTTTTGAAAAATTGAACTAGCTACTTCTTTAAGACAAGAGTCTCAAGAAAATGTTTGTTCCAAAACTGGGGTAAACATACAAgtcaagttttttttatcataataatatcttataatatttatacaattatatattgttttattatgtgaACAGGGAAAACAATGCCATATGCTGTATTAGTTTTTTCCTTgattttttctctcaaaatgtttttcatttttaccttTCTTGTTCATATGATGTTActcatgttattattttattttatttttaaatttccaagaaaaacaaaacggcAGAATCCAAACATTGTTATGAAGTGGGAACATGCATGTCTGAAAGTTCAGTGTTAAATTTGTATTgattcattttgtgtttgttcatttaCTCACATTGTATACGTGTCTACAACATTTTTGCAGAGAAACCATCTCTACCATTCCCCTCATGATGTTGAAAAGAATTTGGGTAAAAAGCCAAAGCTTTAAAAAGCATAATAGACCGAGCTAACCATGAAATTCATTACACCAAAGTGATTCTGTGCCTGTTATGCATTGTTCTGTCCATTCCTGAGCCTTAAAACAATGTTCCACACATGGGGACCAGAAGATTGTACTTCATATTGTGTCAttactgaatatatatatttgtgtccGAACCACTTTTTCTCAGATTAATTTTTGGACATCAATATGCAATACACAGGGCTACCTAAGTTTAAACAGGGGTGCATTATAGCATCAATAAGAAAGTCCCCAGCCAAACCAACTTCTTCTTATGCAAATTGAGCTTGGGCCCTCTGCAGTCTAATATTCCTGCTCTGTGAGAGCCAGgacaaatggaaatgaaatgttacACTTTCTACAGCAACATAGCAACAAACACTTAACGGAAGAAAGTATTCCAAAAGATATAAACAAGCAAGCGAAAACACCCAATTCAAGCTTTCTCCATCACACGGTGTACTTGTTCTGTAATTGTCATGTGTCAttcagttttctttctttttcttccggcttacattttttaatcaaaGCAATTTCAGtctaaagaaacatttttactaACTTGTAGTCTCCTTTGCTCATAGTTGTGTGCAAgcattatttgaaaaaatgtgaacGCCGTCAATAAAAGGTCAAGTGTGATAAAGGACTGATGCGTCTCTGCCTTTTTTACAGAAATACAGtcaaactgcactccactgtaCTCTAAATACCTGCCCTGAGCTGATAGCTCCATTCCACTGTGCTCTAAATACCTGCCCTGAGCTGTTAGCTTTCTCTTTCCCCAGCAGAGCTCCAGAGTGAAGTGGTATGAAGGACACTGACATTCAAGACATCCACCCAGAAGGACTGGGCCCCAACAACACTCCTCTTGGGAAATCTGTGTATGGCTCTACAGGTTCTgtagaagaaaaaaattatttccttctctttctctccaccctctccatctcttcttATTGCGTTGATTTGTAGCTGATGACTTGTCTCTTAgctttttaacaattttatggAAGCATTCATAAATTACATACATTGTGTATCAAAGAATGTGGATTGTTTCAATTGGAATATAGACAATAATTATTACTTATTCTTGAGATTGTCTTATGGCAGTGAGCCTACTACTTtgtaatatacaaaaatatccagctgttgCAACTTAGTGGTATGCATCTTAAAGCTATTGTAGTTCAGCAGTTCATATCACCGCTCATTACTGTGTAGTTCAAGAAGTTGTCGAGGTATGCTTATCAATTGCCTGTATTAATATTTGGCCAAACTGCAGGTCTTTACTGCCATCAGCTGGTATTATGGGTAAGATGCTTTTTATGTAACTCGGACAAATGCTTTGTGATTTTACCATGacgatatattatatattatacgTAATACTACAGAATGTGTAAGTAAAGCTCTCTGAAAGCCATCAAAATTCAGAAATGGGATGTCGACTGAATATGCTGGCTCATGGCTCAACCATATGCTGGTACAACCTTTGTTGTGTTTTAAGGTAGTTTTTCCTCCAAGCGCAACACTGCATCAAACTGCATTGCAGTTCCTGCTTTATATTAACAATGTTTTAGATATTATTTGTTCACATGCACCCAACATAAATGATCTCAGAAAAAGTTTTTTATCACAATAAAGTTATGATGAAAAAAGTTTTCCTCATATAGACAAAGCATACCCTGTACATGAATTCCTAAAAATCTGAATATGAAATCATGGCAGGTTAAAGAAGCCAGAGCCCATATTGGTCAAATAATTTGATCTTGTCTCTTTTCATCTTCCCATTGcatatggtttattaaaatgtacatgtaaatcTTTGCAGTGATGGATGGAAAATCGTGTTTACTCAACAACCacaattaaataatatattaatgatgaaatatgctttcaaaataaatatctgtaaaatccaaaaagtgaaaaatggaTGTAGAATATGGTAAATTTGATGTATAGTGAGATGCATATCATTAATTTGAAGAAATCCATTTAATacaacatgcttcaacacattTATGAGGAAAAAACTGTTTTGCACAAACTATATAGTCCATTGTACGAAAAGTAAATTGACATAAAAAGGAGATATTGATTATTAATATGAAGAATTAAAGGGAATACAACATAGTCAAAGAAAATTATgatgaaaaaaactgtttaacaTAAGACTAGTCGTCTTTTCTGcaagaagtttaaaaaaataagtatgtGCTTTTATCGATGAAATTGATGGGGAATGCAATGCACATTACgaatatgaaaaaatgcattgaatacaTATTCTATGACATGCATGAGGGAAAagtatatcagaaaaataaaaaatagctatcatgaaaaataatttaaatgtattgctgAATTTTATGTATAATGAGATAAAagatttgaataaataaatgtaatacaacATGTTTCAACACAGGAAAAACTGTTTAGGCATAGAGTCAGAAAAATTCATGAGACTATTATTcttaagtatttattttattgcctaATTTTTCATGTGTAATGAAATGCATATGATTCAtttgaagaaatacatttaacacAGCACGTTTCAACATTGAAAATGCTATTGATTTTAACTACATTAAGCACCTATCTGAATAACCTCAAAATATTTCACTAGCCTTTGACTTTTGTTGTCTAGTTTTACCTGTGATTGACAAAAATAAGATCGtactgccaatttcactttaattttatttccaataattTTAGGGGTGCCAGAAATTTTGAGACCTATATTTGTATCGTGAgtgtaaatggaaaaaaataaaataaacattgttttGTGCTGCCCCAATCTTCCACCAGTGAAGCCATGAAAGACATGCAGTCAGACAGCAATTTAACACTTACAGCTGAGCAAGGTTATTGACTAAACACAATATGAATCAGAGATTATGACAGGCtttattattgcttttatacAAATGGACATAGAAATGAGGTCATATTGAAGTGTTTCTCTCATGTGTTTCAACATGTAATTCCCTATCATAAGCCAAAGCAGTACAATTCATATTTTTGAAGATCTTCAAGAAAGTACAtgtaaaaacaagcaaatattttggaaatccatttattatttaaaaatgaaagaatgttTTTATGGGATTTTCCATACTTTAGAGCTCTTATTTTTTGTCGCTGTATAACGAgatatacattttctttcagtATTGAAAGTCCTTTAAAGTGGCAACTTTCTCAGCATGAAGCATGTGGCTCTGGTCAAGTTTTCTGTGTGAAGCTTCCAAGCTGGAACTGAAAAGATGACAAAAGCACAAACAATGACTCGAGATGCACTCTGGTATTAGCAATCTTAAGTGGTCATGAATTTAGATGTCTACTATGGCCTGTACTTGATTTATACACATCAAATACATCATATGAAATGCATATCATCCCGGCTAGGTTGAGACTCATAAACAAGACATGTGTGGAATATTTGGAATATGCAGTggaaatgtgtgaatgtgtattgaACCTCTGGGTTAGCTGTAACTGTTCTGTGTGGAGTGGCACACCTTGAGCTGCTCGTTGGTACGCTTCAGGTACTCAATCTCCTCGGCGTGTTTCCTATCCTCTGCCTCCCGGCGCTCCATCTCTTTTATCTTAATGGCCTCACATTTTGCCCACGTATCCTTTATTTTCTGCTCCAGGTCCTTGTTATCTTTCTCCAGAGCTTGTTTCTATGCATAGCGGATTGGAACCAATGGTTACTGCAGTACATTAATGTTTGAACCAACAGTTGCAGTCACAGTGTATATACTGCACAAGGGGAgagaattatttaattattgatCCATCACAGACAACCAACTATTGGTTGATATGTTATACAAAAGACCCCCTTTCTTATTATACGTAGATACCTTAGATTCTTATTTGCAAATGGAGCAGAATAAATTGGGTGAATTTCTGTTCCCTTATTAGTCAGAGGGAAGGCCAGTCCCTGCTTTATATGCAAGCGGGCATGGCGAGTACTCAGTTCCCCTATATTGGTCTGAGGAGGAAGACTTTCCAGCCCGCTGTTGGTATGTAGAAGGAGAAAGGAAGGGTTTCCGATTGCCGATTAATCTAtggaagagagagaagtggTACCGTCTCCTACTGGCTCGAGGAAGTGAGAGAAGCCCACCATCAATTCCCCGACTGGCCATGGGAAAGGGAAGGGACCATCTGTACCTTTCTCTCCATGTCAGCTTTGCCTATCTCAGACTGCAGCACTCTCCTGATGCCGAACGCCATGCTGCTCTCGTACAGAGTCTGGTAGGCGGTCATGAACATCCGGATCTCGTTCCTGACCCGCAGGAGCAGCAGCCCCCTCTCCGTGCAGCTTATGGTTTGCTGTCTGATCAGCTCATCTGTGGGAAGAAGGGAAAGGGAAGACCTGGCTTTAGTACGGTGCCCTGGGAGCGACAGAAAACGGAAACATAGACATGCCAAGAGTCTACTCTTTAAGACAGGGTGAGCATGGGGCGGTTAAACTAGTTTTGTTTTGCTGCTCATTTTCCGGTCCTCCCTACCAAAGCACTGTGAGTAGAGCTCTCTTCGGATAGGGCAGATGCCGGTCTCACGAGCCTGCCTCTGCTTCAGCTTCAGATCCAACTGCTCCTGCAGCCTAACGACGCTCGTCTCCGGTGTGCTCGACACCGACTGCACCCACAGCTTGTTACCCTCCGACCAAACCCTACAGCATAGACACGGCGGGAGTGAAACTATGGGTCTCAACGAGGAGAGGAGATGTAGAGACGCTGCCCGCTTGTCACGGGGCGTTACCTCGGTGGCAGGATGGCGTGGAGGATATCCTCAGTTCTCTCTTTGCTTATTTCCACGGCTGGTTTGGAGGGAGTGGGGGCAGAGGAGCCGGGAGTCGGCTTCACAGAAAGACCGTGAACCTGAGAAGAAATGACATAATACAGACGGTCTCCCCGAATTCAGCACCTACTTCCTGACGCCTGCGAGCCGTTAAACAACAAGTTAAAGTTGACTGCACCTGCATGCAAGCTATTGAATGCACTGGTAATATGATGATTCGGCAATATGTTACTGTAGCATACAGAAACATGAATTACCAGATAAGTACATGTAAATATTGCGATGGCGATCCATGCAATTAATGTTTCTTAAGTTACTTTAATCTTTACATTAGTCTACATGGGTGCATTAGTAGTAATATTTTGCTTCTATCCATTTCCTCTATCgtaatattttatatgtatttgggcccatgtattttattttataatgagcTAACTAGGCAGCAATAGAGGCCTGTCAAAGAACACGCGCCATTCCTAAACGGGCTACACGACTTTGTTCTACCATTCAAAGGTACGAGAACAATGTATTGggatattaaaattaaaataatatttttatttttttaaataacacacGTTGCGTGGCAACTAAAATTCAGATACACAAACCGCACGAAAAGAAATGCCGTTCTCTGGTTATACACGCGAAAAGAATGCTGTATTATAAGCCCttatatgtataaataaataggtTTTTATCTATAACATTCTTACATAAGGATGTGCTTGATCACTCAAATTTTAGGAAAAGTCAAGGACTGGGAGGCATGAGTTTTCTATTGATACACTCGAAAAACAGAAATGGGACCCCCCACAAAATGTGATAATGGAAGTATCAATTCAACAGCGTAAAAAGCTAGGTAAAATGTACCAGATATGCATGCTAGTAAAGACAGCCAATACACTTGACAACTTTCCAAGTTGGCCTACCAGAGGTGACTTCCTGCTGACCAAGACCGGGTTGTCATATTGCAGCAGCGAATCGGCTGGGGGAAGCATGATTGCACGTTCATAAACCAAAATGTCGTTCAGACATGCAGCAACTCGTGTTTATTGTTGAAATGTTTATTGCGCCAACACGTCAAACAGTTATATCTTCAGCGAGACATTCTGTGACGTGTCATAGATATCACAGAAGAACAATAATACCACGTTTCTACCGGCAGTGTTCGTACGTTGCGCTATCACAATAGCGTTTCAATTGGTGTTCTATTTGTAAGGCATTTGGGTTATAATGAAAATATGTATAGCAAATATTGCCATCAACACGAAGTTATGTGAAAGTGTCCCGAAAACGACCACAACGCCGAAACCAACGGGCAGTCTACTCAGTTTAAACAATGTTATGACTGTATTTGGTTGATTATTGTAAATTCCCTACGCGGCTTACCATTAGTTTAAATTACCGTTTAATTTAGGTCGCCCTTTTccaatacaatttttttaaacctttttaaacctttttttaaaatcaattttcCTGCTGCAAAATAGTACGGAATATGCTTTACAAATAAATTTGACACTTTATACACTTTTGACACCTTTTGACATGTTGTTTCTGTATCCTTTATCAATTTGTAATGTCTGTGCGAGGAGTGCAACCATACAATACACCACAAAGTGAAGTTACACAGCTAACAAGAAACCGCGCCTATTCCAAGTTACAAATTGATCAGTGATTTTAGGAATTCAGCAGACATTCTTAACCAGATTATTTTTCTAGCTACATAAACTTTGTAATTCATACTGTAATCCATTATTTATACAGTTTGATCATTACTAATGCACTGCAgtaaatgcaaatacattttaaatagggACATCAATTAACAATTAGCAGAGGgatcaaaaatggaaaataattagcAAGAGCCAGTTCTGGATCAtaaaattatatacatatataattttattaacCGATAATGAAAATAACCTTTAGTTAAAACAATTGtaatttgaaaaaaatcaaaaaaaaaaaaaaaaaggtattgtggcCAGCTGGGAGCGGCAGGGAAACAATCTCACtgccgcacgcacacacacacacacgcgcacacacactacattttGCATAAGTGGGGCTGATGAGAGATGAAGCAgaacagagctggcagacaggGCCACAGGTTTATGTACATGGGGGAGTGGGGTTGAATCAGTGTATGTACAGGGAAGGGGCATATACATGGGGCagtgcagggcattgtggggcTTGTAGTGGCACAGCAGGTATATacaggggcagggcagggtggggtctGTACAGTGGAGGGGCACGGCAGAAGATGTACAGGGGGCAGTGTTCACTTGTAGCCTGCTGCTCAAGCCTCACTCTCCCCGGCTGTGGCAGTGttctgctcctcctccaggaTGGGGACAATCAGGTTATCCTTGGACATCAGACTGTACTTCATCACAAAGCGTGTGAACCGAAAACACAGGCACGTCTCGCTCTGGAAAGGAGGAAGAACCGATGGGGAGGGGGTGAATAAGATGCGTTTTGGACCCACTGGAGTAGTTCTTCTTCTATGGTCTAACACACACGAAGCTACACTCCACTGCTGTCGCCACAGAACTTTATCCATCTAACCTGCCATTAGCCAACCGGAATTCACAACTGTTACTTACATAGCCATTCATATTCCTTAGCTtaaagtctcacacacactatcctaCAAGTAGGTGATTTGTAATTAATAACtacaaacaatatttacaaatattgaATTATCATTAGGCCTATGCAGCTCTATTTGCAAAAGTGCCACTCCTAGGTGGGAGTTTTTCCAATGCCACCAAACCACAATGCCAATATGCTGCATTAACAGTCACTGAAATGACTGCAACCATAACTGCAACTGCGATCAACCAAATTTAATGGAGCTCGTTTCCATTAAAACCGCACTGTCACACtatttgttattaaaatgtagacagactgattttttatttttttatttttttatttttttaaacaaaatctgCAAGAACCAGTTTATCTGGAATGGAACATTCAAGCTCCTCATTGCAACTggacaaaatgcaaaatgcgtGCCGACTAGCCACATAGGTTGCACCAGGCTAACTTCAACCCTTCTAACATATGAGGGTTGAAATGTTACACCATACAAGCTTCATCCAATTGTTTCATCATATAACCTCAGCCATATTTCATGTAACCCATCAATCAGTAATACTTAGCTTAACTTCTGTTTAGTATTTTATATTAGATTTCCACACTTTCCAAAAACTTTAAAACAATGAACACCAGTCTGTATCTTGGGGGATCTTAGAGTGCTTAATTCACTGTATAGCTAAAGATAAGCTCAGGTAGTTATGTCTAGTGAGGAAAGTGCAATATGCAACACAGTTCTAAGAGCAATCTCTTCATTTCCCTGTGACTTACCTCATACTTGTCAAATATCTGCCGGTGGTGGAAGTAGGCGTGGGAGAATATCCTGTAGACACGGCGACACACTGAGCCCAGCTTGGCTACGGAGGACTCCTTAATGCTCACTCTGCAGAGGAACACAGGACAGTGTGTTAACACACCGAAACACGCCGGCCAACATGCGCAATAAGGCAACGGTGCggactgtgtgcatgcatgtgtatgaacACGGTGCTAGATGGCACGTGATCATCGGtaacagcacacagcgcagtcTGATGAGGGCGTGTAGGCCCAGATGAAGGCCTAGGTTGGACAGGCCAGGGCAAGGCTCACCGGCTGGGGAAGTATTTGTTGCTGTTGAGTAGGCAGGCGGCTCCATCCAGAGTGTGTCGGGTGTAGTCGATGGCCGGGcactgcagacacagacagacccacacacgTGAGGCACTCCTGTCACTCTGCGGCAGTGCAGAGGGCCTGCAGGGGCCACGCGTTACACTCACCTCTTTCGGGGTCTTGTGGGCAGCACACAGGAATATCCACTGCTCTGTGGCGGTCATCTGGGTGCAGGTGTCAGGGTGGCACTCACTCTGCGGGCAcatggacacagacacgcacgtcACACCGCGGGAGAGCACAAACACCGGGAACAAACCATGAAGCCTTAGACAGGATATTAAGGCAGAGAGACAAACGGATGGTACCACACACGGTACCTGCAGTTTAACAGCCAGTCCATTCAACTCCAGACAGAACTGCCTGTTGGGagagaaaacaaattaaaacacaTACACGCTACGTGTGAGGAAGTGTTGTGTTTACACTGCAAGCGCTGAGCAGGCCTATTCTGAGTGTGCATACTCTGCCTCTTGGTTGAATAGGGCTGTGGAAGACTGTGTCGAGTGTGCAGAGCAGATGCAGTGCATACTTCATATAAGGCAGTGCAGGGTGTGTAAGCACCGTAAGCATAGTATAGGACAGTGTTGGGTTAGTAAGGTTTGTGCATTTGTGGAGTAGGATAGTGTTGATAGTATATGTGCTACGTACGTTTGGCGTAGGATAGCATTGCGCATGTCTGCATTGCACATATGTGGTGTTGAACAGTGGCACCAAGTACCTGAGATGTTCATATTTCCACACTCCCTCGTCCTGGCCCTCAGGAGGCTCCAGGATTTTGTCGATGTTGGAGCAGTCTGAGCGGACGTTCTGCTGGATGTACTGGGAAGAGAAAAAGCGATACTTGTGGGCAAGGCATAGAGAGCCATCACTCCACCATAACCTTTCACTGAGCCACTCAGGACATGCCAGGGTGGGATAAAACTAAAGATGACACAATTTACAAACGCAATTGTTACCACAGCAATTTACACCaatggaaaaaagagaaatgcatGCTAAGACGATGCTTTGTGTGCGCaatattatttacaaaaatagAATTTTTCATGCCTTCAAGTGTGACTTCAATCACAAAGGACTTGTCAtattgcatattcattaggtAAAATTGTTTCAGGCAACACAGGCTTGATGGCTGAAAATATGCCATAGATACACTGAACATCAACCAGACTTCCAGAACTTTTATTGGAAGCCACTTGTGGCAGACCTACCTGTTGCACAGCGAGTGTGCTGTCCATCTCCTCAAATGA
This region of Conger conger chromosome 17, fConCon1.1, whole genome shotgun sequence genomic DNA includes:
- the LOC133116312 gene encoding axonemal dynein light intermediate polypeptide 1-like, coding for MLPPADSLLQYDNPVLVSRKSPLVHGLSVKPTPGSSAPTPSKPAVEISKERTEDILHAILPPRVWSEGNKLWVQSVSSTPETSVVRLQEQLDLKLKQRQARETGICPIRRELYSQCFDELIRQQTISCTERGLLLLRVRNEIRMFMTAYQTLYESSMAFGIRRVLQSEIGKADMERKKQALEKDNKDLEQKIKDTWAKCEAIKIKEMERREAEDRKHAEEIEYLKRTNEQLKFQLGSFTQKT
- the LOC133116657 gene encoding MOB-like protein phocein isoform X1; the protein is MVMAESTAVLRRNRPGTKAQDFYNWPEESFEEMDSTLAVQQYIQQNVRSDCSNIDKILEPPEGQDEGVWKYEHLRQFCLELNGLAVKLQSECHPDTCTQMTATEQWIFLCAAHKTPKECPAIDYTRHTLDGAACLLNSNKYFPSRVSIKESSVAKLGSVCRRVYRIFSHAYFHHRQIFDKYESETCLCFRFTRFVMKYSLMSKDNLIVPILEEEQNTATAGESEA
- the LOC133116657 gene encoding MOB-like protein phocein isoform X3, with amino-acid sequence MAFRKFLPLFDRVLVQRLVAETVTKGGIMLPEKAQGKVLQATVVAVGPGTTDKDFYNWPEESFEEMDSTLAVQQYIQQNVRSDCSNIDKILEPPEGQDEGVWKYEHLRQFCLELNGLAVKLQSECHPDTCTQMTATEQWIFLCAAHKTPKECPAIDYTRHTLDGAACLLNSNKYFPSRVSIKESSVAKLGSVCRRVYRIFSHAYFHHRQIFDKYESETCLCFRFTRFVMKYSLMSKDNLIVPILEEEQNTATAGESEA